DNA from Triticum aestivum cultivar Chinese Spring chromosome 7D, IWGSC CS RefSeq v2.1, whole genome shotgun sequence:
tctctttattgtatgaaatacaatcgccatgtaatttctttactttatcactatgcggtagcgataatcatagaagcaatagttggcgagacgacaacgatgctacgatggagatcaaggtgtcaagccggtgacaatcgagatcataacggtgctttggagatggagatcaaaggcacaagatgacgatggccatatcatgtcacatattttgattgcatgtgatgtttatcttttacgcatcttattttgcttagtacggcggtagcattataagatgatccctcactaaatttcaaggtgtaagtgttctccctgagtatgcaccgttgctacagttcgtcgtgtcgagacaccacgtgatgatcgggtgtgataagctctacgttcacatacaacgggtgcaagacagttttgcacatgcagagtactcgggttaaacttgatgagcctagcatatgcagatatggcctcgaaacactgagaccgaaaggtcgaatgtgaatcatatagtagatatgatcaacatagagatgttcaccattgaaaactactccatctcacgtgatgatcgggcatgctttagttgatatggatcacgtgatgtctatctaagtgggagttcttaagtaatatgattaattgaactttaatttatcatgaacttagtacgtgatagttttttgcatatctatgttgttgtagatcaatggcccgtgctatcgttccattgaattttaatgcgttcctagagaaagctaagttgaaagatgatggtagcaactacacggactgggtccgtaacttgaggattatcctcaatgttgcacagaagaattacgtcctggaagcacctctaggtgcaaggcccgctgcaggagcaactccggacgctatgaacgtctggcagactaaagctaatgactactcgatagttcagtgtgccatgctttatggcttagaatcgggacttcaaagatgttttgaacgtcatggagcatatgagatgttccaggagttcaagttaatatttcaagcaaatgcccgagttgagagatatgaagtctccaacaagttctatagctgcaagatggaggagaacagttctgtcagtgaacacatactcagaatgtctggggtatcataaccacttgactcagctaggagttaatcttcctgatgtagtgtcattgacagagttcttcaatcactgccaccaagctataaaggcttcgtgatgaactataatatgcaagggatagaaaagacaattcccgagctcttcgcgatgctaaaggctgcggaggcagaaatcaagaaggagcatcaagtgttgatggttaacaagaccactagtttcaagaaaaagggcaaagggaagaaggggaacttcaagaagaatagcaagcaagttgctactcccgggaagaagcccaagtttggacctaagtcTGAAACGAAGTGCTTCTACtttaaagggactggtcactggaagcggaactgtcccaagtatttggcagataagaaggatggcaaagtgaaaggtatatttgatatacatgttattgatgtgtaccttactaatgctcgtagtagcgcttgggtatttgatactggttctgttgctcatatttgcaactcaaaataggagctacggattaaacgaagattggctaaggatgaggtgacgatgcgcgtcggaaatggttccaaggtcgctgtgatcgccgtcggcacgctacctctacatctaccttcgggattagttttagacctaaataattgttatttggtgccagcgttgagcatgaacattgtatctggatcttgtttgatgtgagacggttattcatttaaatcagagaataatggttgttctatttatatgagtaatatcttttatagtcatgcacccttgatgaatggtctatttttgttgaatctcgatcgtagtgatacacatattcataatattgaagccaaaagatgcaaagttaataacgatagtgcaacttatttgtggcactgtcgtttaggtcatattggtataaagcgcatgaagaaactcgatgctgatggtcttttggaatcacttgattatgaatcacttgatccttgcgaaccatgcctcatgggcaagatgactaagactccgttctccggaacaatggagagagcaactggcttattggaaataatgcatactgatgtatgcgatccaatgagtgttgaggctcgcggcgggtatagttattttttgaccttcacagatgatttgagcagatatgggtatatctacttagtgaaacacaagtcttaaatatttgaaaagttcaaagaatttcagagtgaagtggaaaatcatcttaacaagaaaataaagtttctacgatctgatcgtggaggtgaatatttgagttatgagtttggtcttcatttgaaacaatgtggaatagtttcgcaactcacgccacctggaacaccacaacgtaatggtgtgtccaaacgtcgtaatcgtactttattagatctGATGCGATttatgatgcctcttaccgatttaccgctaccgttttggggttatgctttagagacggctgcattcatgttaaatagggcaccatctaaatccgttgagacgacaccatatgaactatggtttggcaagaaacctaagctgtcgtttcttaaagtttggggctgcgatgcttatgtgaaaaagcttcaacctgataagctcgaacccaaatcgaagaaatgtgtcttcataggatacccaaagaaaactattgggtacaccttctatcacagatccaaaggcaagacatttgttactaagaatggatgctttctagagaaggagtttctctcggaagaagtgggtgggaggaaagtataacttgatgaggtaattgtaccttctcccgaattggaaagtagttcatcacagaaatcagttccagtgatgcctacatcaattagtgaggaagttaatgatgatgatcataaaacttcagatcaagttactaccgaacctcgtaggtcaaccagagtggtacggtagtcctgttctggaggtcatgttactagaccatgacgaacctacaaactatgaggaagcgatgatgagcccagattccataaaatggcttgaggccatgaaatctgagatgggatccatgtatgagaacaaagtgtggatggttgacttgctcgatgatcggcaagccatagagaataaatggatcttcaagaagaagaatgacgctgacggtaatgttactgtctacaaagctcgacttgttgtgaaaggttttcgacaagttcaaggagttgactacgatgagaccttctcacccgtagcaattgccgcattttatgattatgaaatttggcaaatggatgtcaaaaactgcattccttaatggatttctgaaagaagagttgtatatgatgcaaccagaaggttttgtcgatcctaaaggtgctaataaagtgtgtaagctccagcgatccatttttggactggtgcaagcatctcggagttggaatatacgctttgatagtgtgatcaaagcatatggttttatacagacttttggagaagcctgtatttacaagaaagtgagtgggagctctgtagcatttctaatattatatgtggatgatagaTTGCTCATTAGAaatgatacataatttctggatagcataaaaggatacttgaataagaatttttcaatgaaagacctcggtgaagctgcctatatattgggcatcaagatctatagagatagatcaagacgcttaattggactttcacaaagcacatacattgataaagttttgaagaagttcaaaacggatcagtcaaataaagggttcttgcctgtattacaaggtgtgaagttgagtcagactcaatgcccgaccacttcagaagatagagagaaaatgaaagtcattccctatgcatcaaccataggttctatcatgtatgcaatgttgtgtaccagaactgatgtgtgccttgctataagtttagaagggaaaccaaagtaatccaggagtggatcactggacagcggtcaagaacatcctgaaatacctgaaaggactaaggatatgtttctcgtttatggaggtgataaagagcttgtcataaatggttacgtcgatacaagctttggcactgatccggatgactctaagtcgcaaaccgggtACGTATTTATAtttaatggtggagctgtcagttggtgcagttccaagcagagcgtcatggcgggatctacgtgtgaagcggaatacatagccgcttcggaagcagcaaatgaaggagtctggatgaaggagttcatatccgatctaggtgtaatacctagtgcatcgggtccaatgaaaatcttttgtgacaatactggaacaattgccttggcgaaggaatccagatttcacaagagaaccaaacacatcaagagacgcttcaattccatccgcaatcaagtcaaggagggagacatagagatttgcaaaatacatacggatctgaatgttgcagacccgttaactaagcctcttccacaagcaaaacatgatcaacaccaagactccatgggtgttagaatcattactatgtaatctagattattgactctagtgcaagtgggagactgaagaaaatatgccctagaggcaagaatacagttattatttatttccttatatcatgataaatgttttttattcatgctagaattgtattaaccggaaacttagtacatgtgtgaatacatagacaatactgagtgtccctagtatgcctctacttgactagctcattaatcaaagatggttaagtttcctgaccatagacatgtgttgtcatctgatgaacggggtcacatcattagagaatgatgtgatggacaagacccatcctttagcttagcataatgatcgttaagttttattgctattgctttcttcatgacttatacatattcctctgactatgagattatgcaactcccgtataccggaggaacaccttgtgtgctatcaaatgtcacaatgtaactgggtgattataaagatgctctacaggtgtctccaaaggtgtttgttgggttggcaaagatcgagattaggatttgtcactccgagtatcggagaggtactctgggccctcttggtgatgcacatcactataagccttgcaagcaatgtgactaatgagttagttgcgggatgatgcattacggaacgagtaaagagactttccggtaacgagattgaactaggtatgaggataccgacgatcgaatctcgggcaagtaacataccgatgacaaagggaatgacgtttgttatcatgcggtttgaccgataaagatcttcgtagaatatgtaggaaccaatatgagcatccaggttccgatattggttattgaccggagatgtgtctcggtcatgtctacatagttctcgaacccgtagggtccgcacgcttaacgttcgatgacgatttgtattatgagttttgtgttttggtgaccgaagtttgtttggagtctcggatgatatcacggacatgacgaggagtctcgaaatggtcgagaggtaaagattgatatattgtaaggttatgtaccgacaccgaaatggttccgaagaggttcggggatttttcggagtaccgggaggttaccagaaccccccgggaaagtttaatgggcctcatgggccatagtggagagaggaaggcaggccacaagaggtgccccccatggcaagtccgaattggacaaggggtgggtggcgcagcccccctttccttctccctctccccctctttcccctttccccctctccgttggaaggaagggggacccgactaggactaggagtcctagtgggactccccccacttggcgcgccccctagggccggccacctcctcctccccttctttatatacgggggcggggggcaccccaaaggcacatcaattgttctcttagccatgtgcggtgccccctccacagtttactccttaggtcatagcgtcgtagtgcgtaggcgaagccctgcgcggatcacatcaccatcaccgtcaccacaccatcgtgctgacggaactctccctcgaccctctgctggatcaagagttcgagggacgtcatcgagctgaacgtgtgctgaactcggaggtgtcgtacgttcggtactagatcggttggatcgtgaaggcgttcgactacatcaaccacgttaacctaacgcttccgctttcggtctacgagggtacgtggacacactctccccctctcgttgctatacatctcctagatagatcttgcgtgagcgtagattttttttgaaattgcatgctacgttccccaacatttcctTCCCACCAGAAAATGAGAGGAACCCTAGATCTAGGCGCTTTGTTTGCCGCCCAAAAGTGGGAGAGGTTGGACTCGCCATCGAGAATCGGAGCGAAGGGGCGATATCGAGGTTCTGTAGCGGGTGgctcacggcggatatccgcgCCACCCACGTGTCGCCCATCCGCCAGTGTCCCATCGTGCACCACAGTCGATCGTGCATCAAGGAGCCCAATTACACAAACGTGGGGGAGGCACACATGTGCATGTCTCCCTCATATGTGTTGGTGTCATCCAAGGAGGTGCGGGCGGAGGTGGATTGCCGACTGGCGAGCATGATATACGTGACATCATCCTCTTTTTCAATCGCCTCTCATATATAAGTTCGCTTTGCGCATATAATCCGAAGAGGCCCCCTAAGATTGGTCACCCCTGGACTCTACAAGATCGCCACCAGAAAGTAGAGAATGGAGATGAAGGAGCCCCAGAAGGAGAAGTGGATCCATTCGGTCCCCCGCCTGACGTCCCCACCCCAACTACAGGAGTTCATTGCTCTCACATAGGGTATCTCCCAGGTTGCGCTGACCCTGGACCAGGATGATTCCATCTCTTGGCGGTGGACCCCCAATGGTACCTACTTCACTGCTTCGGCCTACTCGGCCGAATTCTATGGAACCTTCCCCAGGTTCTCTCCAGTCACACGTGGAATCCAAGTGCAAGTTCTTCAACTGGCTCATGCTCCATGGAAAGATCCTCACGGCGGACATGCTGGCCGTTCGCGGCGAGCCGCATGACCCTCGAGCCTTGGAGACGACAATTCACTTGTGCCAGGACTGCCCGTTTACCATTTTTGTTTGGTTCCACGTCCAGGCCTGGATTGGGGAGGCCCCTGGGGCCACACCCACgctgccccctcccatggggatgACTGGTGGGACTTGCTCACCGCCACTTTGTCCAAAGACAACAGAAGAAGGCTTAGCGACCGCTTCCTCTACACCATCTGGAACATCTGGAAGGTGCGCAACCGACGTATCTTCAATGAAACTCGCCTCACTCACCTCGAGGTCATTGCTCTCGCCTTTGATGACACCAAGCAGAGGACCCTGCCTTTTGGTCGGGCACAGGTGGCAGCCAGTATTGGTTGATTCGAGCTAACTTGCGGGATGGTTAGGGGTTTTTGTTAGGTTTCCCACCAGAAAGACATGTTATCTGTGTACATAAACATTATTTTCTTCGTCTAATATGAAAGGCAGTGCTCTTGCCGGTTCTCCGAAAAAGAAAATCCCTGCTCAGTTTAAGTGAGTTGAAACCATGCAATTTATTCTTTTGAATCTTCGCTGGAATCGATCGCCGCTTCATATATAATGCCTGTTAGTCTACTCAACCTAAGTTTGCTCTGTGTTTGTATGCCAATCCCTGCAAATCAATTGCTTTTTTTTACGGAAAGGCCTTCATGGCTAGCTTTGTTAATTATCAAATAATGCTTACATCGCCTACAAATCAATTGCTTAACTGAACATATATTATTTTCTCAAAACATTAACAGGTGTAAAAGATTAGCCGGGGTGCCCTCCGTTTTCGCGCTAATGCGAAATGATTTTCGCGCGAAAAAACGGCGCGCGCGGCTAACTTTTTGGCGGTAAGGCGAAACGATCTTGGCGCGATTCATCCGAAACATCTTGGCGCTAAAAGGCGAATGAAAAGGAAATCCCTTCCTCACAAGAGAGAGCGGTTGCGGAGTTCCAAATTCCAATCTCTCGAGGAAGAAATGGAGCCATGGGAGTAGAGCGAGGGAGGGAGCGTCAAGAGGCCGACGGTCCCGCCTGTGGCCGCACTCGGCGCCGAACTCCTGGGGAAGGTACTACGCCGCCTCCCCGACATGGCGTCGCTCGCCAGCGCCGCCTGCGTCTGCAAGCGCTGGGGCCGCGTGGCCTCCGACCCCGCCGTCTTCCGCCGCTTCGGCTCCCTCCGCAGGCCCCCGCTCGTCGGCGTCCTCGTCACCGACCGTGGCCGCGAGAAGTTTCCCCTTTACTACCATGATACCTGCTTCATCAAGGCGCCCTCTCGCAACAACCCCGAGCTGGCCTCCGCCGCGGCGAACGGCGACTTCTACTTCATGCACCACCCCGacgtcgacgacgacgacgagtgGCGCCTCCGTGGCTGCGACGGcggcttcctcctcttctccctcggcCGCTACAGCACGGACCTCGCCGTGTACGACCCTCTCGACCGGACCGCCGTCTTCTTCAAGCCGCCCCACGACTTCCGCCCGTTCCGCTACGCCATCGTCGCCGACGAGGCCGACGCCTCGTTCCAGGTCATCGCCATACAGCCCGACCCCTGGGGCGACGATGCCTCGGTCGTCTTCTCCTCCCGCACGCGCAGCTGGGTGGAGAACGGCTCGGTGCGCTACAGATTTGCCTGGCCCTACACCGACGGCATTGCCGCCGGGCGGTTTGCCTACTGGCGGTCCAACACCAAGAAGGATTGTTATTGTGAACCGAAGGAGGAGATATTGGTGGTTGACACGAAGACCATGGTGTGGTCGTACATGACCGCGCCGGTGCCGGTCGGCGAATCGTACTGCGTGGCGCACATGCCGGAGCACGGCGGGCTGTGCATCGTGTCCAGCAAAGAGCAACGCGTGCTGCTCTGGGTCAGTGACGCCAATGGTGGATGGGTGGTCAAGAAGGAGGTCTCGCTGCTGAATCACTTTCCCTACTTGAAGAAGCTTCGTCGTGACCAGTGGATGAAGAGGGTGCGCATCCTGGCGATGAGGGCCGGCTATGTTTACATGGAGTTCTGGTCCATAAGGAAGACCGACTCCTATCTTCTTGTGCTCAACCTCAACACCGTCAAGCTGGAAATTTTTCTGAACAATGGGCTCAACAATGAGGATAGGCCTTACAGAGGCCCTGCTTTTCCGTTCTTTTTGCGGATGGCACCTCTGCCTGCCGCAGATGATGACAAGAAGCTTCAAGATGCTTGATGCATGGAGTAGGTAATCTCCTATTTGTTAGATTTATTTCTCTTGTTTCTACTTCAGGATGCCTGATTGCATTTAGCATGTAATCTACTACTACCCCTGTTtttaaatataagatgttttggcggtttaaattgaactgccaaaacgtcttatatttaggaacaaaggatgTATTTGTTAGATTTACTTATCTAGTTTCTACTTTGGTCGATCTAGATATTTAACTACCTGTGCAAATTGCTCACCAAGCCACTCGGATAATGATGTTCTCTGTTCTGAAAATTGCATAGAGTTTCTCTGTTCTGAAAATTGCAGAGTTTATCTGTTCTGAAAATTGCATAGAGTTTCATGAATTTGTTAGTATTATAAATAGTTGTACAATGCATGTTTTGTTACTAGGCACTCCAGCTTCCTTGGTGCCTACCAGTTTCCTAGATTATTTTCCTAGAACTCACAATATTCTAAaatctgttgctttatttatgacTTGTTCACTTCAATGAATGTGCCCCTATTTTCCAGATTTTTGTTTGGAAATCACCACCATGTAGACGTAGAAGTTGATTTGTTTTCAGAAGCTGTTGATTTAATTATTAGGCTACTGATATACTGATCAAAAGTTTAAGAAGGGACTACTCAGTTGTTTATTAGTACTACATGATTTGCTTTTCTCAGATGTTACAAACATATCATGAGAGTTAAGTGATTACGTCTTGAAATGGCACCATCATTTCAGATAGCTGATTTTTTTTTCTTGTTGCTATTTCTTTTGTCATTTGAGACTTCACTTATAGTCTGTAGTTAGCAGCTGAATTCTTTAAGGATACATCAAGGCTTGGAATTGGATAATTTGCACCCTTGTGTATGCTTCACTATATTTCTTCAGTTATCTTAGTAAAAATGGCACACTTAAGTTACATCATTGTTCTTTACCGAACAATTTTGTAGAATGCTCAGGTATTAGATTACTTTGGAATGCATGAATCATGATCAAATCGTCAAGCATGCTTCCCAATTTCTGTGTATGTAGTAGTGAAGAAAAATGATGTGTTTCTCTATCAAGTGACTTTAAGGTCATCAATGCATATTAGTTTCTACATTTTCATGCATAGCCATAAAAGAATCACCATATGTGCTCTGAAGGTAATAAATCAAGAGCTTTGAATTTCAGGTCAAGTTGGTAGAAGTAACTTAATTTGGAGCGTGAGGTGTCATCCACTCATCCTTTTGAAAGGGAATTGCAGCAGTTGTTTGGTACGGAGTACATCTTTTCCGATTGACATGGGAATGGAAGCGTGTAGCTATTTTGCAAGCCATATATGGTCTATTTTGTGGAAATAGCTTCAATGTAATCTGAATTTAGTCCCTTTCCGGTCATGAGACCTGTTTGATGTTAGTTAAATGAAACTTCAACTAAGATGGTTTAATTTAATTTTGGTTTTGTGCTTGTGTTTCATGTTAATTAGACCAGCATGGCATCATAATTCAGTTGGGGAGTAGAGCTCTACATTTTTTATACTAGTCTACTGTTTTTTATAGAAATGCTAATATGACATAAACCTGTAGAATTGCTAGGAATGCATTATGGCTTTCGACCGCATGTCCCGTGGTAATTGTTATAAGAAATCTAGAAGTTATCCATGATGTGTACATAGTTTAATCCCACATTGCCAGTGAAGGGAGAGCTACTTTACTCTCCTTTACAGCACGAGGAAAGAGAGTAGAACGTGCACACTCGCTCATGACACACGCATGGTGGTGTGTGtgaattgattttgattttgaactAGTTGAGAGCTGGACATACAAGGGTTGAATGCCCGAGCTTCTGACTAACTGCTATGACTACTTTATCTTCAGTGGACGACTATGTCGTCTCCACTGACCACTGCCATGGCTTCCAATGCTGCACACTAGACCTTTTTGCGAACTCTATGTGTTGTTCATCTCCTTGTTGGCATGCACATTTGATTCATGTGTGCATATGTTTCGATGTTCCTAGTTCGTGGTTTGTGATTTGTCTTGTCAGCGCGTTCCTTTGTTGGGTTGCTGTCACGGATCTCACCGACATTGTCATCGCCTTGGGCGCTGCAGCCATTGATGCGAATCCCTTCCAGCGAACTATCGAATGCCAGTAGATACGTAGCAAATGTGTAGCATATTCAGGTTTCTGTCGATATAGTTTGTCTTGTGGTTCTTGTAGTTTTTGCTGTAGTGGCCTTTTGAGTAGTTGTTCTGATTCTAGGATTAAGGTGACCTGGCCTCTCAAACTTCTGCGGACCTGCCCAGACCACGCGTGTCTGTTTTGAGTTTTGACCtgagtatttgacaaaaaactaccacattaagGGTTGCCGTCTCACAGAACTACCACATTTAAAAAAGTGATTGATAACTACCAAAAATTTCTAATTTTGTGACTAAAGACTATCACTTTGAAAAATGGCTAGTTTGGACGATTTAAACACATTTATGACATGCGAGACCCACCTGTCAGGGCTGACGTGGCAGCAAAGTCAACTCCGTTTTTTTACCGTTAAGCTGAccgttatgacaggtggggcccacatgtcggtcccttcaaaaaaataaaaacaaacaggTCCCTATAACTTTAAAAAAAACAATCAAATCCTTGCAAGTTTTATAAAAAAGCAATCAGGCCATTTTTAGTTTTTTagaaaaagcaatcaggtccctgcCGACGAGCTCGTCGCTGGAGCCGGCTGGCATTGGTCTGGCGAGCTCGAGGGCGTGCCAGCTCCTGTGTGCAGAGCGGCCGAGCTCCAAGTGCCGCATAGCCCCGTTCTGGAGGTGTTGCACGCGACACGGTAGGGCTGGAGGGTTGCCGCAACCACGGCGGGCGACGCCATGCCCATCTAGCTCCTTCCGCTACTGCTTGCCACTGCTGCTCCTTCCCGCTGCTTGCCACCGCCGCTGCTGCTCTTTTCCCGATGCTGCTGCTTGCGGCTGCTGCTCTTTGCCATTGTT
Protein-coding regions in this window:
- the LOC123170250 gene encoding uncharacterized protein, whose translation is MASLASAACVCKRWGRVASDPAVFRRFGSLRRPPLVGVLVTDRGREKFPLYYHDTCFIKAPSRNNPELASAAANGDFYFMHHPDVDDDDEWRLRGCDGGFLLFSLGRYSTDLAVYDPLDRTAVFFKPPHDFRPFRYAIVADEADASFQVIAIQPDPWGDDASVVFSSRTRSWVENGSVRYRFAWPYTDGIAAGRFAYWRSNTKKDCYCEPKEEILVVDTKTMVWSYMTAPVPVGESYCVAHMPEHGGLCIVSSKEQRVLLWVSDANGGWVVKKEVSLLNHFPYLKKLRRDQWMKRVRILAMRAGYVYMEFWSIRKTDSYLLVLNLNTVKLEIFLNNGLNNEDRPYRGPAFPFFLRMAPLPAADDDKKLQDA